In the genome of Enterococcus hirae ATCC 9790, one region contains:
- a CDS encoding nucleotide sugar dehydrogenase, with product MRLSVFGMGYVGLANALLLAQNNDVVAYDIDQKKIEKLIKGCSPIEDKEIQEFLNNRELGITFTQDFKSAASWGEFILIATPTDYDEEKNLFDTSSIEEVIEKVKAVRTDAVFIIKSTIPLGYIKYLKKKYQSEDFIFSPEFLREGKALYDNLYPSRIVVGENTKRGQKIASMFKKNTRIKNVPVILTDSTEAEAIKLFSNTYLALRIAYFNELDTYAEMNGLDTAQIISGVSMDPRIGDYYNNPSFGYGGYCLPKDTKQLLANYQHVPNDLIQAIVQSNDTRKTFIADRIMEKNPDVVGIYRLTMKAGSDNFRYSSILSIMRLLKDQGINVVIYEPTVKKEHFSTFKVIKDIDEFKKHSDVILANRFDPLLKDVEMKVYTRDIFGRDNRIETCA from the coding sequence ATGAGACTATCTGTTTTCGGTATGGGCTATGTAGGGCTAGCAAATGCATTGTTGCTTGCCCAAAATAATGATGTGGTTGCTTATGACATCGATCAGAAAAAAATCGAGAAACTAATAAAAGGTTGTTCCCCAATCGAAGATAAAGAGATCCAAGAATTTTTGAATAATAGAGAATTGGGAATAACTTTTACACAAGACTTCAAAAGTGCAGCATCATGGGGAGAATTTATTTTGATTGCTACTCCAACCGATTATGATGAAGAAAAAAACCTATTCGATACTTCCTCCATAGAAGAAGTAATCGAAAAGGTAAAGGCAGTACGTACGGATGCTGTATTTATCATTAAGTCAACGATTCCTTTAGGTTATATTAAGTATTTAAAAAAGAAATATCAATCAGAGGATTTTATTTTTTCACCAGAATTTTTGCGGGAAGGAAAAGCATTGTATGATAATCTCTATCCTTCTCGTATCGTTGTAGGCGAAAACACGAAAAGAGGACAAAAAATTGCTTCGATGTTTAAAAAAAATACTCGAATAAAAAATGTTCCTGTTATTTTAACTGATTCAACAGAAGCAGAAGCGATCAAACTGTTTTCTAATACCTATTTAGCATTAAGGATTGCTTATTTCAATGAGCTTGATACTTATGCTGAAATGAATGGATTAGATACAGCTCAAATTATCTCGGGGGTTTCAATGGACCCAAGAATAGGGGACTATTATAATAATCCTTCTTTTGGTTATGGCGGATATTGTTTACCGAAAGATACGAAACAATTACTAGCGAATTACCAGCACGTGCCAAATGATCTGATCCAAGCCATCGTTCAGTCAAATGATACAAGAAAAACATTTATTGCAGATCGTATCATGGAAAAAAATCCAGATGTAGTAGGGATTTATCGTTTAACAATGAAGGCGGGCTCTGATAATTTCAGATATTCATCTATTTTAAGTATCATGCGTCTTTTGAAAGATCAAGGCATTAACGTAGTCATTTATGAACCGACAGTGAAGAAGGAGCATTTTTCGACATTTAAAGTAATAAAGGACATTGATGAGTTCAAGAAGCATTCAGATGTGATATTAGCCAATCGATTTGATCCGTTACTCAAAGATGTAGAAATGAAAGTCTATACGCGAGATATATTTGGAAGGGATAATAGAATTGAAACATGTGCTTAA
- a CDS encoding glycosyltransferase family 2 protein translates to MKRISVIVPIYNGSLYLENTLQALLNQPYKNIELILIDDGSQDDSYQICQKFAQQDERILLIHQTNAGICAARNTGLAYATGEFVSFIDQDDAIDPNIYVYLSNKIGDADMIVGGKSMQLIDKKQLLLSEIDYSYEEKQLKDQKEIAYALFNLDHRMTFLHLWNCLYRKK, encoded by the coding sequence TTGAAGAGAATTAGCGTGATTGTTCCAATCTATAACGGAAGCTTGTATTTAGAAAATACACTCCAAGCGTTATTGAATCAGCCCTACAAAAACATCGAGTTGATTTTGATTGATGATGGTTCACAAGATGATAGTTATCAAATTTGCCAAAAATTTGCACAACAAGATGAACGTATATTATTGATTCATCAAACAAACGCGGGGATCTGTGCAGCCCGTAATACAGGTTTAGCTTATGCGACAGGCGAATTTGTTAGTTTTATCGATCAAGACGATGCAATTGATCCCAATATCTATGTCTATTTGTCTAACAAAATCGGAGATGCAGATATGATCGTAGGTGGCAAATCGATGCAGTTGATTGATAAGAAACAACTGCTTTTGTCTGAAATAGATTACTCCTATGAAGAAAAGCAATTAAAGGATCAAAAAGAGATTGCTTATGCTTTGTTTAATTTAGATCATCGAATGACGTTTCTCCATTTATGGAATTGTTTGTACCGAAAAAAATAA
- a CDS encoding EpsG family protein, which yields MIIVAYFAVLILNFIEVFRNKRNKYLLLLSVLILGLIFAGGTENTDMVYYKATYFDDARIKYKATEFGFYYFAQFCRQLNLGLFGMRGLVFLFATLLIGATVKKYCVNTHLFIIIYTLFLFFIDAIQLRNLVAISLVIYSFPYLVENKK from the coding sequence ATGATCATCGTTGCTTATTTTGCTGTACTGATACTTAATTTTATTGAAGTTTTCAGAAATAAACGCAATAAATATTTACTCTTATTAAGTGTTTTGATCCTCGGATTGATTTTTGCAGGTGGTACTGAAAATACAGACATGGTCTACTATAAAGCAACTTATTTTGATGATGCACGTATCAAATATAAAGCGACAGAATTCGGCTTTTACTATTTTGCACAGTTTTGCCGACAATTAAATTTAGGACTCTTTGGTATGCGTGGGTTGGTCTTTTTATTTGCAACCCTATTAATCGGTGCGACAGTTAAAAAATATTGCGTAAATACTCATCTATTTATAATTATTTATACGTTATTTTTATTTTTTATTGATGCTATTCAACTAAGGAATTTAGTGGCGATATCTCTTGTGATTTATTCATTTCCATATTTAGTAGAAAATAAAAAATAA
- a CDS encoding Ohr family peroxiredoxin, which produces MSKIYEVATINTGGRSGKIYSQEKKFLYDVAAPGTQNTDATNPEELFAAAYSACFNGALELVLSRKNINQPSSVKANVALLNHGEADFTIEVLLTVFIKDMPKDEAIRFVEEADQVCPYSKALRGNVTVNLEISDTDF; this is translated from the coding sequence ATGAGCAAAATTTATGAGGTAGCTACTATTAATACAGGTGGTCGTAGTGGTAAAATTTATTCACAAGAGAAAAAATTTTTGTATGATGTCGCAGCACCTGGAACCCAAAACACGGATGCAACAAATCCCGAAGAGCTCTTTGCAGCAGCTTATAGTGCCTGTTTTAACGGTGCCTTAGAATTAGTTTTATCTAGAAAGAACATCAATCAACCTAGTTCAGTAAAAGCAAACGTTGCCTTGCTGAATCATGGAGAGGCAGATTTTACAATAGAAGTTCTTTTGACAGTCTTTATCAAAGATATGCCGAAAGATGAAGCAATACGTTTTGTTGAAGAAGCAGATCAAGTTTGCCCTTACTCAAAAGCTTTGCGTGGAAATGTAACAGTAAATTTAGAAATCAGTGACACTGACTTCTAA
- a CDS encoding NAD-dependent epimerase/dehydratase family protein: MKILVTGANGYLGTGIVDQLINDGNEVIATDVRTNRINKEATIYQENLFDISDPYHYFGEPNVLVHLAWQDGFIHNAESHIRNLSDHALFLKKFFLSGIDKIVVMGSMHEVGFYEGCINEFTSTHPMSYYGIAKDSLRNFSSFMAKETNKKFQWLRAYYIVSNQPGGSSVFSKIIEKAKEEEVNFPFTMGENQYDFLDYDDFCFQVAAAVEQDEISGIINICSGYPVKLKERVEQFIADNHLNIHLDYGAYPDRKYDSKAVWGDNKKIQKILKQAKNKKISKV, translated from the coding sequence ATGAAAATATTAGTAACTGGAGCAAACGGTTATTTAGGAACTGGAATTGTAGACCAACTGATCAATGATGGAAATGAAGTTATTGCGACAGATGTCAGAACGAATCGAATAAATAAAGAAGCCACTATCTATCAAGAAAATCTTTTTGATATTTCTGATCCGTATCATTATTTTGGTGAACCGAACGTATTAGTCCATCTTGCATGGCAAGATGGGTTTATCCATAATGCAGAAAGTCATATTAGAAACTTATCCGATCATGCACTATTTTTAAAAAAATTTTTCTTATCAGGAATCGATAAAATCGTAGTGATGGGATCGATGCATGAAGTTGGATTTTATGAAGGCTGCATTAACGAATTCACTAGTACACACCCAATGAGTTACTATGGCATTGCAAAAGATTCATTGAGAAATTTCAGTTCGTTTATGGCTAAAGAAACCAATAAAAAATTTCAATGGTTGCGTGCTTATTACATTGTATCGAATCAACCGGGTGGTAGTTCGGTTTTTTCAAAAATCATTGAGAAAGCCAAGGAAGAAGAGGTAAACTTTCCTTTTACAATGGGGGAAAACCAATACGATTTTTTAGACTATGATGATTTTTGTTTTCAAGTAGCAGCAGCTGTTGAACAAGACGAAATCTCAGGAATCATTAATATTTGCTCAGGTTATCCTGTTAAATTAAAAGAACGTGTCGAACAATTCATTGCAGATAATCACTTGAATATTCATTTGGATTATGGTGCCTATCCCGATAGAAAATATGATTCTAAGGCTGTATGGGGGGATAATAAAAAAATACAAAAAATTTTAAAACAAGCAAAAAATAAAAAAATAAGTAAGGTGTAA
- a CDS encoding glycosyltransferase family 4 protein has protein sequence MSILFLSGISAEENKGIFKKNCSQAKYMSNHKKQCWLLYFKKQEIRVREFYDKQMIHDSLLTKSDATNHRQKIKDIQIATKKLLLSREWTHFYFRDQYYTKIMSELLSISQQKTIQTIMEIPTYPYYKEQLNVAPNKLKGGLSLVWNYLGDRLYEKKCNKIAVIEAKTSNKKKAKMVSFYNGVDPDNLPVNLYQKNEEQPTHRVVAVGNFYPYHGLDRLIEGLEYYYRTKDEIAPEVFFDIVGGGPAIEELKQLVASYRLQGYVIFHGYKDRQELEQLYGEASMAIGTLKLHLRGANIETAIKVSEALYQGIPVITSGETPFFSAVKQNIYQVKDDDSPISINEMLQFLGKKRIPVGDQVLLDLFSWEKIIEKIVNLGSEN, from the coding sequence ATGAGCATCTTATTTTTGAGTGGGATTTCTGCAGAAGAAAATAAAGGTATTTTTAAAAAGAACTGTTCCCAAGCAAAGTATATGAGCAATCATAAAAAGCAATGTTGGTTACTTTATTTTAAAAAACAAGAAATAAGAGTACGTGAGTTTTATGACAAGCAGATGATTCACGACAGTCTATTAACAAAGAGTGATGCAACGAATCACCGTCAAAAAATAAAAGATATCCAAATAGCAACAAAAAAATTATTGTTGTCGAGAGAATGGACTCATTTCTATTTTCGGGATCAATATTATACAAAAATAATGAGTGAACTGTTAAGTATCTCTCAGCAAAAAACAATTCAAACGATTATGGAAATTCCTACTTATCCTTATTATAAAGAACAATTGAATGTAGCACCCAATAAGTTAAAGGGTGGATTGAGTCTAGTATGGAATTACTTAGGTGATCGATTGTATGAAAAAAAATGCAATAAGATTGCAGTAATTGAGGCGAAGACAAGTAATAAAAAAAAGGCGAAGATGGTTTCTTTTTACAATGGTGTAGATCCGGATAATTTGCCAGTCAATTTATATCAGAAAAATGAAGAACAGCCTACACATCGGGTAGTTGCTGTTGGAAATTTTTATCCTTATCATGGGCTGGATCGTTTAATTGAAGGACTTGAATATTATTATCGGACAAAAGATGAGATAGCACCAGAGGTCTTCTTTGACATTGTTGGTGGGGGACCAGCAATTGAAGAGTTAAAACAACTGGTAGCATCTTACCGATTACAAGGATACGTTATATTTCATGGGTATAAAGATCGTCAAGAATTAGAACAGCTTTATGGTGAAGCTTCAATGGCTATCGGTACATTAAAGTTACATCTACGAGGTGCCAATATTGAGACAGCTATCAAAGTATCCGAAGCACTTTATCAAGGAATTCCAGTGATTACATCAGGCGAAACACCATTTTTTAGTGCAGTAAAACAAAATATTTATCAAGTAAAGGATGATGATTCACCGATCTCAATCAACGAAATGCTTCAATTTTTGGGAAAAAAACGTATCCCTGTTGGGGATCAGGTGTTACTCGACCTCTTCTCATGGGAAAAAATAATAGAAAAAATAGTAAATTTGGGGAGTGAGAATTGA
- a CDS encoding flippase: MKHVLKNFGYQSLFQLTKIIMPIITVPIVSKALGPGGLGIFNYTNSITQYFVLVASLGISMYGNREIALVYNRKENISKTFWEICLLKAVLTCITLLVFLLFTTFLGNKIYFYIQSLTIIAVMFDISWFFMGIEDFRKTSMINLGIQFVTFILIIFLIKDSSDTILYVLLQSVGTLLSQLLTWLFIHKHINFKKVAFLDSFRHIRSSFEFFIPQVAILLYTNLNKTLLGVFIGSTAVGYYTNSLTINTVFITVITTLDMVLLPHMSGLYAKGNINKMVDIIDKTIHLQLYFSVPAMFGMLTVYDKLVPWFFGKEFLFINKVIPLFSILIVVMPLGMSISRQYLIPIGKVKIYNKSVLIGAVINILSNLILLPWIGFFGVVFSNLLAEIFVTVVRTKSFLNQTNFSFKKKNLLVIFCSSIIMWFVTRIITNGMSPTFLTNLIQVSIAVPIYFLLTSLFGYNPILSGLGKWKKEN; this comes from the coding sequence TTGAAACATGTGCTTAAAAATTTTGGGTATCAGTCATTATTTCAACTGACAAAGATTATCATGCCAATCATTACAGTCCCAATTGTTTCAAAAGCATTAGGTCCTGGAGGATTAGGGATTTTTAATTACACCAATTCGATTACTCAATATTTTGTGTTAGTCGCTAGTTTAGGGATCTCGATGTATGGGAATCGAGAAATCGCATTAGTTTATAATCGTAAAGAAAATATTTCAAAAACGTTTTGGGAAATCTGTTTATTAAAAGCAGTTTTAACATGTATTACACTTTTAGTTTTTTTGTTATTTACTACTTTTTTAGGTAATAAGATCTATTTCTATATACAAAGTCTCACTATTATAGCTGTTATGTTTGACATTTCGTGGTTTTTTATGGGAATCGAGGATTTCAGAAAAACGAGCATGATCAATCTGGGAATTCAATTTGTTACTTTCATTTTAATTATCTTTTTGATTAAAGATTCTTCTGATACGATTTTATATGTTTTACTACAGTCAGTAGGAACCTTATTATCTCAACTATTGACATGGCTATTTATTCATAAACATATAAATTTTAAAAAGGTAGCATTCTTAGATAGCTTTAGACATATCCGATCATCTTTTGAATTTTTTATCCCACAGGTTGCTATTTTACTTTATACGAATCTAAACAAGACTTTATTGGGTGTTTTTATTGGTAGTACAGCTGTTGGTTATTACACTAATTCATTAACAATCAATACGGTATTTATCACGGTTATTACAACGCTTGATATGGTGCTATTACCGCACATGAGTGGGTTATATGCCAAAGGAAACATTAATAAGATGGTGGACATCATTGATAAGACGATTCATTTACAATTATATTTTAGTGTTCCAGCGATGTTCGGGATGCTTACGGTTTACGATAAATTAGTTCCCTGGTTTTTTGGGAAAGAATTCTTATTCATCAATAAAGTTATTCCACTTTTTTCTATTTTGATCGTTGTGATGCCCTTAGGTATGTCCATTTCTAGACAATATTTGATACCGATTGGCAAAGTAAAAATCTACAATAAATCTGTATTAATTGGTGCGGTTATCAATATTTTATCTAATTTAATCTTGTTACCGTGGATCGGTTTTTTTGGAGTGGTTTTTTCAAACCTTTTAGCAGAAATTTTTGTAACAGTGGTACGTACAAAATCATTCTTGAATCAAACAAATTTTAGCTTTAAGAAAAAAAACTTACTGGTTATTTTTTGTTCATCCATTATTATGTGGTTCGTTACAAGAATAATTACAAATGGCATGTCACCTACCTTTTTGACTAATCTAATCCAAGTTTCTATAGCCGTCCCTATCTATTTTTTACTAACGTCTTTGTTTGGCTATAACCCTATTTTGAGTGGTTTAGGGAAATGGAAAAAAGAAAATTGA